From Actinopolyspora lacussalsi, a single genomic window includes:
- a CDS encoding L-histidine N-alpha-methyltransferase (product_source=KO:K18911; cog=COG4301; ko=KO:K18911; pfam=PF10017; superfamily=53335; tigrfam=TIGR03438): MRPVELINHRSEADVARELRADARGGLTAEPKRLPPKWFYDAHGSELFERITELPEYYQTRAEYEILETHALDIVERTGLDTLVELGSGSSYKTRLLLDAMRKNETLRRFVPLDVSASALRGALEAIAADYPEPALYGIVGDFDTALAALPEEGTRLVALLGGTIGNMRHHQRVRFLRTVREALSTGEWLLLGTDLVKDPARLRRAYDDSAGITAEFNRNVLRVLNRELDADFPVNEFEHLADWNEERERIEIGLRAPRPMRVRLAELDSTIELAAGEVLETEISAKFRRERVDSELAEAGFEPVEWWTDRAGDFAVSLARVR; this comes from the coding sequence ATGCGCCCCGTCGAACTGATCAACCACCGTTCCGAGGCCGACGTGGCGCGTGAACTACGCGCCGACGCCAGGGGCGGACTCACCGCCGAGCCGAAACGCCTGCCACCCAAGTGGTTCTACGACGCCCACGGCAGTGAGCTCTTCGAGCGCATCACCGAACTTCCCGAGTACTACCAGACCAGGGCCGAGTACGAGATTCTCGAGACACACGCACTGGACATCGTGGAGCGCACGGGCTTGGACACGCTCGTCGAGCTCGGTTCCGGATCCTCCTACAAGACCAGACTGCTGCTCGACGCGATGCGCAAGAACGAGACGCTGCGTCGCTTCGTTCCACTCGACGTGTCGGCCTCCGCCCTGCGTGGCGCGCTCGAAGCCATCGCGGCGGACTACCCGGAACCGGCGCTGTACGGGATCGTGGGGGACTTCGACACCGCACTGGCCGCACTGCCCGAGGAGGGGACGCGGTTGGTGGCGTTGCTCGGCGGGACGATCGGCAACATGCGTCACCACCAGCGGGTGCGATTCCTGCGCACCGTTCGGGAGGCGTTGTCGACGGGGGAGTGGCTGTTGCTCGGCACCGATCTCGTCAAGGACCCCGCACGGTTGCGGCGTGCCTACGACGACAGCGCCGGAATCACCGCCGAGTTCAACCGCAACGTGTTGCGCGTGCTCAATCGTGAGCTCGACGCGGACTTCCCGGTGAACGAGTTCGAGCACCTCGCCGACTGGAACGAGGAACGGGAACGGATCGAGATCGGACTGCGCGCTCCCCGCCCCATGCGGGTGCGGCTGGCCGAACTGGATTCCACGATCGAGCTGGCCGCCGGTGAAGTGCTCGAGACCGAGATCTCGGCGAAGTTCCGGAGGGAACGTGTCGACTCCGAACTGGCCGAAGCGGGGTTCGAACCGGTCGAGTGGTGGACCGATCGGGCCGGGGACTTCGCGGTGTCGTTG